The following is a genomic window from Methanomassiliicoccales archaeon.
TCGACCACGACAAGAAGCGGAGCGATATCGAACTCGTTGGGATACAATGTCTTTAGGGGAACAATCACCGTAGATAATAGGTCTGTGCAGCTGCCGACAGGTTCGGCGAGAATTACATCAGGTCTTGACTTCATAGCAAGAATTCTCGCACTCCTGAGAAAGTCAGGAAATCGGCAGCAGAAGCAACCCCGGAGCACCTCCTCGACGGCGATGTCCATCGATTTCGTGTATTGAGTATCTACCAAAGTTTCCCCTTGGTCGTTCGTTATGAGCGCTGCCGTTTTGCCCATTTCCCTGAATTTCGCAACCACTTTGGTTGCCAAGGTTGTTTTCCCAGCTCCGAGAAAGCCGCCGATAATCACTATTTTGGTCTTCATTAGTTTTCACCTCAAGAAGGCTCTTGTTGGAGAGACGTTCCTATTATTCCCTCCTTGTTCGAACCGATGCCTATCAAAGTAGCAATCTCCTCGTGATCTATCATCATAGAAAACGGTATCTCACACTCACACATCAACATACTATCACCGTTTTATCTGGCACGAACATCCAGGTGCAATCAATTCTGTATTTTTGATTGTCAAGAAATCATTGCTCCTTTGCCATTTGGATCGATTTTGCACTTTCCAACTGTATGGACCTGTCACCGAGTTTTCTTGGATAAAGATAACTGAACGTCATTGTAGCCATTAATGCCCCAACAAACTCCGCGACTATAAAAAAGATCGCACTAGTGGGAGCTATGCCACATATGGCATAAGTAAAGACCCGTGCTAACGTGACTGCTGGATTTGCGTACATGGTGCTTGATGTTGACATCAGCATCCCTCCAACTACAGCCCCCACAGACAGACCAGCGAACTTGGACCCTCTCTTGATACAACCCAAGATAACTGCAACTAAGAGGAATGTTCCGATAAATTCTGCGAAGTACATGCCTGGTGTCTTGGTGTTTTCAGATACGACGAGAAGCGTAGGCGTAATATCATAGAACATCGCATGAGTTGCCATAACGCCAATGAATCCACCAGCGATCTGTGCTCCGATATAACAGGCAGCCTTCTTTTTCGTGATTTCTTTCGACAGAAGAAAAGACATTGTGACTGCCGGATTAAGATGACCTCCAGAGATTGATCCGAACATCTCGATCAATGCGATGAGTACGAACGCGACCGCGATCGCGTTCATAAACACCGCGAGAGCCGCATCAGATTTGAGGATATCCACCGGCAATATTGTCGACGCAATTGCTGCGATGATGAGAAAAAAGCTACCGATAAATTCTGCGACAACGCTTCGCCCCAGTGTCGACATATGTAATGCCCCTAGTGGCTCGTTCCCTACGTTTCGTCTTTTCAATACCTCTCCATTGAACAAGAGTATAAATAATAATCCAAGAACTCAAATATTTCACAAGATAAGCTAAATATCAATGGCGCAAAGGATAATTGTAATTTTACCCATTTGATCTCGAAGAATTGAGATATTATTCATCAATTTGCTCGCCAGTTCGTCAGTCCTGATCATAATTTTGAGTATAAGGGAATATTAAGTAGGCGATTTCTAGGAGATATTTTTAGAAAACGATTAGTCTGGAAACAGCCAGTCAATTGATGAAGAAAGAACTAGTCTCTTGTCCAATATTTGATCAATCACCTCGAATATTCTTGAGTGTAAAGGACAAAAGATGGAAAGCGGATGGACTAGGGAGAACGAAGATGTATTGTTAACGCGTTCGAACCGAGTCCGACACATTCATTTCAATCGACTACTTAATCGAGTTTGTTTGCTTACGCGGTCATAATTATAAAGGCCAATTTGGTCGGTATTAAAAAAAAGACCGATCGCCACCCAAATGGAATGGATGGGCTCACCCGGATTCGAACCGGGGACCTACGCCGTGTAAGGGCGTTGTCTGCCAGTTGACCTGATGACAGGCCAACTCATGACCACTAGACCATGAGCCCGCTGCGATAATAAGCAAGCCGTTATTAAAAAATTAGCTGTTGGTTCTTTCAAAAATCGTTTTCTATGCCTATCCGTTATCCATTCTTGAGATCTATGATCATTCATACTGGTATTCTCGAAAGGTATTTAATGCGAGTTAGTAATCCATTTATCTCTGGCTTCCACACCAATTTCTTTTTTTCAATCTTTCGATCGATACTTCAGTTTATTACAAGCGCAAAAAAAGAAAACGGAGGCGTTCCTAACTCACGTGGATAAAGATTACAAAAGAAATAGAAAATAGAAAGGGAAATGGTTTTAAGGTCGGCTTCATGCTATGCCGGTTATAGGCCAGTTTATCACAGTTCCGATTCCGTAGTCAACAGGTCCCTGTGTAGTGCTGACGATGACAATTATGTACTCGTAGAGTGAAAGTAGACTCGCCACGCTTCTGAATACCGTCTCGTCATCGTGGTTTATATTGATTTCAAGAAGCATTGGCAGCAGATAATTGCCTGATACAGTCACCTGGCTCGGCGCATAAATGGTTATCGTGAAATCAGAGTCTGGGTAAACTGGAACCAAGGTAGAGATCGAATCTCCGCCATCGTCGACCAGTTCGTCATTGATGTACACGTTATCAATATACCACCCTTCTTCAGCGTATGCCCAGTCCGTCATGTATCTGAAGCGGTACATGATCTCTTGTCCGACGTACTCAGAAAGATCGAATGACATCGTTACGAACCCACCGGACCATCCTGTCAAACCTGGCAAATTCTCAATAATCGCTGGATGGGCATCTGGATCTGTTTCATTAGTTGTGTACTCATTCTCAAGCGAGACCCATGTGTTTCCCCCATCGACTGAGACCTGTACAAAGCCGAAATCCCAGCCTTCCTCTATTTCATAATATGTATCGAATGTGAGCGTTGCCTCCTCCATTCCCGAGAGATCAGCCGTACCGACAAGAGAGACGTCCCTAAGATCGGAAGCGCCTGAGTACCACATGTAGCCGTAAGGCCAACCTATCCACTCGTTTGTCCAACCAACTTCGGCATAATCATCGCCGTCAAATGCAAGGTTCAGTAGTGTCTTAGTGACATCAGGTGAATTGACCACGACAAAGTAATCTGTCGCGTATGACCCTAGTGTGCTAACTTCCGTGTCATAGCCGTCATAAGTCCAAGTTGTTCCATAGAACGAAGACTCGTCGACAAAGCCCCATTCTGGATCATACAAGTGATATGTGAGCCACAAGCCCGAGAGATCAATTGATTCGTAATCGTAAAGTCCGTTGCCTATGACATCAGACCTGATCAGGTTTGCCAATGAAAACGCATGATAGACCTTGTCGAAGTCCCAATCCGTGTATCCCTGATCCTGCAATGCCTGAGTTACAGAAGCGGCACCATTCAACGTGCTCTTTGCGAGATCCGAAATCAGTTCAGACCCGCCAAAGTGATCGTTCAGGTAAACCATAAATAATGCAGCGCCACCATAATCAGCGAGGATGTTGATGTCCCCTTGGTCTCCCCATTCCGTCAATGAGTTATCAGGAGTGTAAAGGTATCTTGCGAAATAATCATAGGGTATTCCGTAACCACACAGAACTTCTGCATACATAGAACATCCTTCGTTTAACCAGGTATCCTCATCGGGATCTAGGTAATCATGTAATAGGTGCTGATATTCGTGTGCGACCGTACCTTCATATAGCCATGGTCTTGGAGAGCTCGGTCCCGTCCTGTTGTCCCAGTCCCAGCAGTCGATATTGATTATATTTCGGTCGTAGTAGAGATCTAATGTCGGGCTGAAGAAGCCAGCGATGTAGTATGGATATGACGGGTCGTAATAATTACTGTCCCTGATGTTAAAGATCATGATCATGACTTTGCCAGTGTCGTTCGTCTCCATAAATGGATATCCCCAATCTTTGAATAGGGCATTAGATCCGTCCAATGGTGGTGGCTCTGAGAAATACGAAGTCATATTGGGATAGATATTGCTGTCAAATTGGTCGATAATCCAAGCCACATGGTCATCGGTGATTGTGATTCTGGAAGTGTATGCGTTCCTGGGATCACCAGCCGGGAAGCTTAGATCGAGTGCCACCCACACTTCACAATAGTTACCCTCGCCCCTCTTCTCGAATGGTTTAAATCCGCCACTATAGGAACCTGCGTAGTACCATTCGATGTCACCAACGTTGTAGAAGTCGCTAAGATCGTGCTTTAATGGAGTCGCACCAGCAGCCGATGCTGATGAGGCAAGTGCGCTGTAGTCAGGGATTTCCGCTCTAATCGACGGCCCTGCGTCTATTTTTTCCACGTCAGCAATAACTGGATCCTCTGAAGGGGCAGCGATTGTTGTCGGGAAAACAACAGCAAAAACCCCGAGCACCATAACCAGCGCCACTGCAACGCTAAGAACCTTTGTTACTTTTTTCAATTCATAACCCCTCCTAAGTTTTCTGCTTGCCAATGGTCCAGATATTCTCTTACCCAGTGGCAGCATTTGCTGTAAATGTATCGAATACATCTATATATATAAATTTGGTATCTGGGGTTTTGACCCACTTGCTTTTGTCAGAAGTTTCAAATGTAAATGGAACTCTGAAATGGATGTCACGATCTGTTGCAATCAATAGGGTTTCTTTGGGTATTCGATTGGGTGGTAGGAGTATGATCTTCTTGGAAGCTTCTTAATGATTCATACGGCGACTAGGTAACTGCAGATCGTTGTAGTACGCTGGTGCCAATTTCAGAATCTGAGGCGACCATATCTTGCCATGCCGCTATTTGTCTATCGATGATCTCTTAGTTTCAACCTTTCTCACAATGGATTTCTCAAATGTGGCGATATACATTCATCCAGCTTCTAGAATGATAAAAACTTAGTCACGGTAAGGCAATTCAGGTAAGATATCAAATTTCCGTTAGTGTTATCAATCACTCTCTGGCAAATGAGAATTTTCGTATGTTAACCTCAACATATTCTCGGCACTGGATCCCCGATAGGTCTTTCAAGAATCCTTTTTCCGCCGATTTCAGTTCTTAAAACAACTCGCTTGTGTTTTGACGTCGCTTTTCCGATGATTTCAGCCCCCTTTCCGAGAGGCGACCCTTTCATCGCCTTGAGCACTTCCTCTGCCATTTCCGGCACAACGGCAACAACCAATTTCCCCTCGTTACCGATTGTGAGCGGATCGAGTCCAAGCATCTCGCACGCGTTTCTGACAGGTTCCGCAATCGGAATGGCCTTTTCATCGATCTCGATCCCCACTCCTGATTTCTCTGCCCATTCATTGAGAGTATTTGCTAGACCGCCCCTCGTCGGATCCTTCATCGCAACCGCGCCGCCAACACTGAGTATTTCTTCAACAAGTTCATTGAGGGGCGCGACGTCGCTTTTGACCTTCGTTTCGAAGCCGTAACCCTCTCTAAAGGAAAGAATGGCAATGCCGTGGTCGCCTACGGTTCCAGAGACAATGATGACGTCTCCATCTGCAACATTGTCATCGGTTAACCAATTACTTCGTACTTTTCGAGACGAAGAGGCGACTTTAAAATTGTGATCGAGGTACTCGCTCCTCCGTCCCACGGCTGATGTCGTAATGATCATACCATCTGCTGCCCCCTTTTCAACGACTTTCGTGTCCC
Proteins encoded in this region:
- a CDS encoding MIP/aquaporin family protein yields the protein MKRRNVGNEPLGALHMSTLGRSVVAEFIGSFFLIIAAIASTILPVDILKSDAALAVFMNAIAVAFVLIALIEMFGSISGGHLNPAVTMSFLLSKEITKKKAACYIGAQIAGGFIGVMATHAMFYDITPTLLVVSENTKTPGMYFAEFIGTFLLVAVILGCIKRGSKFAGLSVGAVVGGMLMSTSSTMYANPAVTLARVFTYAICGIAPTSAIFFIVAEFVGALMATMTFSYLYPRKLGDRSIQLESAKSIQMAKEQ
- a CDS encoding immune inhibitor A produces the protein MLPLGKRISGPLASRKLRRGYELKKVTKVLSVAVALVMVLGVFAVVFPTTIAAPSEDPVIADVEKIDAGPSIRAEIPDYSALASSASAAGATPLKHDLSDFYNVGDIEWYYAGSYSGGFKPFEKRGEGNYCEVWVALDLSFPAGDPRNAYTSRITITDDHVAWIIDQFDSNIYPNMTSYFSEPPPLDGSNALFKDWGYPFMETNDTGKVMIMIFNIRDSNYYDPSYPYYIAGFFSPTLDLYYDRNIINIDCWDWDNRTGPSSPRPWLYEGTVAHEYQHLLHDYLDPDEDTWLNEGCSMYAEVLCGYGIPYDYFARYLYTPDNSLTEWGDQGDINILADYGGAALFMVYLNDHFGGSELISDLAKSTLNGAASVTQALQDQGYTDWDFDKVYHAFSLANLIRSDVIGNGLYDYESIDLSGLWLTYHLYDPEWGFVDESSFYGTTWTYDGYDTEVSTLGSYATDYFVVVNSPDVTKTLLNLAFDGDDYAEVGWTNEWIGWPYGYMWYSGASDLRDVSLVGTADLSGMEEATLTFDTYYEIEEGWDFGFVQVSVDGGNTWVSLENEYTTNETDPDAHPAIIENLPGLTGWSGGFVTMSFDLSEYVGQEIMYRFRYMTDWAYAEEGWYIDNVYINDELVDDGGDSISTLVPVYPDSDFTITIYAPSQVTVSGNYLLPMLLEININHDDETVFRSVASLLSLYEYIIVIVSTTQGPVDYGIGTVINWPITGIA
- the hypE gene encoding hydrogenase expression/formation protein HypE; its protein translation is MNRVTMGHGAGGELMQELIGKHIVPFLPDFPVEVPLKSFDDSAVVDGIVFTTDAHTVKPLFFPGGDIGALAICGAINDISVMGAKALAMSCALVLEEGLEFDVLERVMKSMGKYSALTGVPIVTGDTKVVEKGAADGMIITTSAVGRRSEYLDHNFKVASSSRKVRSNWLTDDNVADGDVIIVSGTVGDHGIAILSFREGYGFETKVKSDVAPLNELVEEILSVGGAVAMKDPTRGGLANTLNEWAEKSGVGIEIDEKAIPIAEPVRNACEMLGLDPLTIGNEGKLVVAVVPEMAEEVLKAMKGSPLGKGAEIIGKATSKHKRVVLRTEIGGKRILERPIGDPVPRIC